The Schistocerca gregaria isolate iqSchGreg1 chromosome 4, iqSchGreg1.2, whole genome shotgun sequence genome contains a region encoding:
- the LOC126267002 gene encoding uncharacterized protein LOC126267002 — protein sequence MTDGCVVGWCGRGEGPRKFTRRPVQVCYDSPAAAAVNRSYYDDRRYEALTGDRVLELIVPKKSARTWKVMQGELCRITVCEGSQVGDLNFWNLHNTKERFYSGKTRQLHSAHLTVYDRLWSNLPYLRPMATVVADSIKYGIDEDGAGVHDVIGTRCDQYTTKLITGKETNDSCHAYLTEAVKKEGLTEDDVHDVWNIFMCTGFTKDTHQYFAKASPAKKGDYIEFIADMDLLVALSACPHGDVSIPVGREIPDSICHPLKVEVFKAKKPAA from the exons ATGACGGATGGCTGTGTAGTGGGATGGTGTGGTCGTGGTGAGGGCCCAAGGAAGTTTACACGCAGGCCTGTGCAAGTGTGCTATGattcacctgctgctgctgctgttaatcGTTCATACTATGATGATCGTCGTTATGAAGCACTCACAGGTGACAGGGTTCTTGAACTCATTGTGCCAAAGAAGTCTGCTCGCACATGGAAAGTGATGCAAGGAGAGCTGTGTCGGATAACTGTCTGTGAAGGTTCACAG GTTGGTGATTTAAACTTCTGGAATCTTCACAATACAAAGGAAAGATTTTATTCGG GAAAAACTCGTCAGCTACATTCTGCACATCTGACTGTTTATGACAGATTGTGGAGCAATTTACCGTACCTACGTCCAATGGCAACTGTAGTTGCTGACTCCATAAAGTATGGTATAGATGAGGATGGTGCAGGTGTACATGATGTTATAG GAACTAGGTGTGATCAGTATACAACAAAGCTGATTACTGGGAAAGAAACAAATGACTCGTGTCACGCATACTTAACAGAAGCTGTAAAGAAAGAGGGCCTGACAGAAGATGATGTACATGATGTATGGAATATATTTATGTGCACAGGATTCACTAAG GATACACACCAGTACTTTGCCAAAGCCAGCCCAGCGAAGAAAGGTGACTACATTGAATTTATAGCAGATATGGATCTTCTTGTAGCATTAAGTGCATGTCCACATG GAGATGTATCGATTCCAGTTGGCAGAGAAATACCTGACAGCATTTGCCATCCTCTGAAAGTTGAAGTTTTTAAAGCAAAGAAACCAGCAGCATGA